The following is a genomic window from Strongyloides ratti genome assembly S_ratti_ED321, chromosome : 1.
ACTTCCACCTAATCCTTTTCCAGAAATCCATAATTTATATGTTGGGTATTGTTTAATAAGACTTTGTATATCTTTCAACATACCACCTtcaataaaaagtttttggaAAGCAGAATGAAAATATGTCATGACACCTgtattattaacaaatttttccCATGCACCAAATTGTGAAGCAATTGCATGAATAAATTCTtgtaataattgtttatcaAAACCTGAAcctttataaataatataaagtgATTTAGCTTCTTTAGATACAGCAGTCATAccaatacaattatttttagattgaTCACATTCaacttcaaaatatttagaaattttaacatCTGGTCTTGAATTTTTAAGACACTTCTCTGGTTTATCAGTTTTTGTAGCAAGAACAAGAGAATATAATGATCTTCCCAATTTATCTGTATAACGTTTACCTTTTGCTGTTGGTGCCTGAATTGGACATTTAAATGAATCTCTCATTGCATATGGTGAGGTTGCCGGACACGATAATGATGTTCCacatttttttgtatcaATACACCacctaaattattttataatattttaacaataagttttttatttttttttaatacctgcaatattctttaaaactaaaaatatgaaCATATGCATTAGTACATTCTgaacaatttttaacatcACTACAAGCATTAACCATTCCAGCTTCAGTTTTTGAAATccataatgttaaaaatggtaaaaagatacaaataatattgatgaaGATCATTGTAAAAACgtcaaatataaaaatgaaaatcttttaataatatattataactaaacatttaaattaaaaatgactttgaccttattttaaattttataataaattttatttcaatataacaaatgggtcaatattatattaccttaagatgaagataaattatataatatttctatttatatattaatagtaaataaacaaagaaaaaaaaaattggtaatatttatttgtttatttattttaatttttcaattaatagtatataattga
Proteins encoded in this region:
- a CDS encoding Lipase, class 3 family-containing protein, coding for MIFINIICIFLPFLTLWISKTEAGMVNACSDVKNCSECTNAYVHIFSFKEYCRWCIDTKKCGTSLSCPATSPYAMRDSFKCPIQAPTAKGKRYTDKLGRSLYSLVLATKTDKPEKCLKNSRPDVKISKYFEVECDQSKNNCIGMTAVSKEAKSLYIIYKGSGFDKQLLQEFIHAIASQFGAWEKFVNNTGVMTYFHSAFQKLFIEGGMLKDIQSLIKQYPTYKLWISGKGLGGSLASMTALYVANKTIINNDKIKLVTFGEPRTGNYLYSKSIEKSISFRYRIIHRNDIVTNIPNSIDPDGAILTTAGLAQQPHFYRYAVHYNNKMERDDDFDICSTPEDHKCRNLAAAIDINDHFNYFGIKEEDYVKSNCKKDILL